A single genomic interval of Daucus carota subsp. sativus chromosome 1, DH1 v3.0, whole genome shotgun sequence harbors:
- the LOC108207804 gene encoding uncharacterized protein LOC108207804 isoform X1 — MNTPTIDTIIKPSLTESEEMLLTNSIKMLLNGLQSEVSNLQDFEMHFHRLIRGHKDPPVEFLCFFLAIKYRSLIGTDPICAANDLFYWSFWLSPSCNALTRVAAVAPIIPVLYKSCVGLSKADARLRQIGCLLKKIVNYIILCGSLEDQREGIEKLSYCFKDILQVWSMDQVKSDCEPLDHLRIFFPLLSDEVRLQISSCYRTDYLAAVVMVEMLLLMLQFKLSFGVCGVDQQMDITTWVVQTLEEFKNFTFYDMLLRMMLEPSLPVSTLLSSEEEILLRRVLYDAVLLGELPFLRSGRFGQLHENHLKNMFLAWLLVADNAIEFEREYGAGQRATTVSYTEAFARSDIPNLLIKLAANQMIQIGIKEKLSRPSTPTPKALIEWLLGLQDLGVRVFEDSSTLHAKATVCSLRQGYGLLEYKSTVNLTSTHGRRKRYEEMSAEEPQAKFVKCEFHNSPFTSISLHPTFGNALISGSQGNTTGSGLCMEDEKKKTTPNDADEEMEDVD, encoded by the exons ATGAATACTCCTACTATCGATACAATCATCAAGCCAAGCCTTACCGAGTCCGAGGAGATGCTGCTGACAAATTCAATCAAGATGCTTCTAAATGGTCTCCAAAGTGAGGTATCAAATTTGCAGGACTTTGAAATGCATTTCCACCGTTTGATTCGCGGACATAAAGATCCCCCTGTCGAATTCCTTTGTTTCTTTTTGGCAATAAAATACCGTTCTCTTATAGGCACAGACCCTATTTGTGCTGCTAATGATTTGTTCTATTGGTCATTTTGGCTTTCACCTTCATGTAATGCCTTGACGAGGGTTGCTGCGGTAGCTCCAATCATTCCTGTTCTTTACAAATCCTGTGTTGGTTTATCAAAGGCGGATGCGCGCTTGAGACAAATTGGatgtttgttaaaaaaaattgttaattatatCATCTTGTGCGGCAGTTTGGAGGATCAAAGAGAAGGGATAGAGAAATTATCATATTGTTTTAAAGATATTTTGCAAGTTTGGTCGATGGATCAAGTTAAGAGCGATTGTGAACCTCTAGACCATTTAAGGATATTTTTTCCGCTTTTAAGTGATGAAGTTCGACTGCAGATAAGTTCATGTTACAGGACAGACTATTTAGCTGCGGTTGTTATGGTAGAGATGTTATTATTAATGTTACAGTTTAAACTAAGTTTTGGGGTTTGTGGCGTTGACCAGCAAATGGATATAACTACATGGGTAGTGCAGACTTTGGAGGAATTCAAGAACTTTACCTTTTATG ATATGCTTCTCAGAATGATGTTGGAGCCGAGTTTGCCAGTTAGCACCTTATTG agttctgaggagGAAATACTTCTAAGACGAGTGTTGTACGATGCTGTTTTACTGGGCGAGCTTCCATTTTTAAGATCTGGTAGATTCGGACAGCTGCATGAGAACCACTTGAAAAATATGTTCTTGGCATGGCTGCTTGTTGCAGACAATGCCATAGAGTTTGAGAG GGAATATGGGGCAGGACAACGCGCCACAACCGTTTCTTACACAGAAGCCTTCGCTAGATCTGACATTCCTAACCTGCTAATTAAATTGGCAGCTAATCAAATGATTCAAATCGGCATTAAGGAGAAACTGAGTAGGCCAAGCACACCCACTCCCAAAGCTCTTATTG AATGGCTATTGGGCCTCCAGGATCTCGGGGTTAGAGTTTTCGAAGATAGTTCTACATTACATGCTAAAGCTACTGTGTGCAGTTTACGTCAAGGCTATGGACTTCTCGAATATAAATCGACTG TGAATTTAACATCCACACATGGGAGAAGGAAACGTTATGAAGAAATGAGTGCAGAGGAACCACAGGCTAAGTTTGTGAAGTGTGAATTTCATAATTCTCCGTTCACTAGTATTTCTTTGCATCCCACCTTTGGCAACGCTTTGATTAGTGGAAGCCAGGGTAACACAACTGGGAGTGGATTGTGTATGGAAGATGAGAAGAAAAAAACAACTCCTAATGATGCCGACGAAGAGATGGAAGATGTAGACTGA
- the LOC108199464 gene encoding ADP-ribosylation factor-like protein 2: MGLLSIIRKIKKKEKEMRILMVGLDNSGKTTIVLKLNGEDTSVISPTLGFNIKTITYSKYVLNIWDVGGQKTIRSYWRNYFEQTDGLVWVVDSSDLRRLDDCKFELDNLLKEERLSGSSLLILANKQDIQGALSPEEIAKVLNLEAMDKTRHWKIVGCSAYTGMGLLEGFDWLVQDIASRIYVLD; the protein is encoded by the exons ATGGGGCTCCTCAGTATTATTCGCAAGatcaagaaaaaagaaaaagaaatgcgTATCCTCATGGT AGGGCTAGATAACTCAGGGAAAACAACGATTGTTCTGAAGCTTAATGGTGAAGACACAAGTGTTATTAGCCCTACTCTTGGGTTCAATATCAAGACTATTACTTACAGCAA GTATGTGCTTAATATATGGGATGTTGGGGGGCAGAAGACTATACGGTCTTATTGGAGGAATTACTTTGAGCAGACGGATGGCTTGGTGTGGGTTGTTGATAGTTCGGATCTTAGACGACTTGATGATTGTAAATTTGAACTCGACAATCTGTTGAAGGAGGAG AGGCTATCTGGATCATCACTACTCATTTTGGCGAATAAGCAGGACATACAAGGTGCTCTGTCCCCAGAAGAAATAGCTAAA GTCCTTAATTTGGAAGCCATGGATAAGACCAGACACTGGAAAATTGTAGGATGTAGTGCTTACACTGGAATGGGCCTGCTGGAAGGTTTTGATTGGTTGGTTCAGGACATCGCTTCTCGAATTTATGTACTCGACTGA
- the LOC108209350 gene encoding FBD-associated F-box protein At4g10400 isoform X2 — MRRPIDLKIAKFQLYFYGGDYYRDRVNEWIMNALGRDLKEIQLCFGYPDSYELVQDFFYMCTGVEVIWLRWRMSVEIPENVKLLRLRVLRLLGVTFSSYESLGKLLLNCPVLEDLAIEECKGLTGNSLSICGSVLKRLTYFGSCVEEFVLRILIDTPRLEKFEILSFTDGDNDILFKENLPFLKIAEIDIYNYGIPRGVDCMFGLLKKINNVKFLTLSDRTMGVLRPDPPGYVNEFIIGHYEFPAFHNLTELVLNIDDYCHETLLDNFLQNSPNLESLKFPQGLVSRLFADYSHRSWGWSQIRVPECLSAHLKTVHIKKFNGINEELAFVKFLLGYGSSLRNVSIEISNLPKDAEARQELLNLQSESTTCKLNLIDEKGTCSQSI, encoded by the exons ATGCGTAGGCCGATTGATTTGAAAATCGCTAAATTCCAGTTATACTTTTATGGTGGAGATTACTACCGGGACCGTGTTAACGAGTGGATTATGAATGCGCTTGGACGTGATTTGAAAGAGATACAACTTTGTTTTGGGTATCCAGACTCGTATGAATTGGTCCAAGATTTTTTCTACATGTGCACTGGTGTTGAAGTTATTTGGCTCCGTTGGAGAATGTCAGTTGAGATTCCGGAGAATGTTAAGCTTTTGAGGCTTCGGGTACTTAGATTACTCGGTGTTACGTTTTCGAGCTATGAGTCACTTGGGAAGCTTTTGTTAAACTGTCCTGTGCTTGAAGATTTGGCTATTGAAGAATGTAAAGGGCTTACGGGCAATTCTTTAAGTATTTGTGGGTCTGTATTGAAGAGGTTGACATATTTTGGTTCATGTGTTGAAGAATTCGTGCTTCGAATTTTGATTGATACACCGAGGTTAGAGAAGTTCGAAATTCTTTCTTTTACAGACGGTGATAATGATATTTTGTTCAAGGAGAACTTGCCATTCCTCAAAATAGCTGAAATCGACATCTATAATTATGGGATACCACGGGGAGTTGATTGCATGTTTGGGCTGCTTAAAAAGATTAATAATGTCAAATTTCTGACTTTGTCAGATCGCACCATGGGG GTCCTCAGGCCTGATCCGCCTGGATATGTAAATGAGTTTATAATAGGTCATTATGAGTTCCCTGCATTCCATAACTTAACTGAGCTGGTGCTTAACATTGATGATTACTGTCATGAAACTTTACTGGACAACTTCCTTCAAAACTCACCGAACCTTGAAAGTCTTAAATTTCCGCAG GGTCTTGTTTCTCGTTTATTTGCTGATTATTCTCACCGCTCGTGGGGCTGGTCACAAATACGTGTTCCAGAATGCTTATCCGCACATCTTAAAACAgtacatattaaaaaattcaatGGAATAAATGAGGAGTTGGCATTTGTTAAATTCCTACTAGGTTATGGGAGTTCTTTGCGAAATGTATCaattgaaatttcaaatttgcCAAAAGATGCAGAGGCCCGACAAGAACTGCTAAACTTGCAGAGCGAATCAACAACTTGCAAGCTTAATCTTATAGATGAAAAAGGGACATGCTCACAAAGTATATGA
- the LOC108209350 gene encoding FBD-associated F-box protein At4g10400 isoform X3, which produces MNALGRDLKEIQLCFGYPDSYELVQDFFYMCTGVEVIWLRWRMSVEIPENVKLLRLRVLRLLGVTFSSYESLGKLLLNCPVLEDLAIEECKGLTGNSLSICGSVLKRLTYFGSCVEEFVLRILIDTPRLEKFEILSFTDGDNDILFKENLPFLKIAEIDIYNYGIPRGVDCMFGLLKKINNVKFLTLSDRTMGVLRPDPPGYVNEFIIGHYEFPAFHNLTELVLNIDDYCHETLLDNFLQNSPNLESLKFPQGLVSRLFADYSHRSWGWSQIRVPECLSAHLKTVHIKKFNGINEELAFVKFLLGYGSSLRNVSIEISNLPKDAEARQELLNLQSESTTCKLNLIDEKGTCSQSI; this is translated from the exons ATGAATGCGCTTGGACGTGATTTGAAAGAGATACAACTTTGTTTTGGGTATCCAGACTCGTATGAATTGGTCCAAGATTTTTTCTACATGTGCACTGGTGTTGAAGTTATTTGGCTCCGTTGGAGAATGTCAGTTGAGATTCCGGAGAATGTTAAGCTTTTGAGGCTTCGGGTACTTAGATTACTCGGTGTTACGTTTTCGAGCTATGAGTCACTTGGGAAGCTTTTGTTAAACTGTCCTGTGCTTGAAGATTTGGCTATTGAAGAATGTAAAGGGCTTACGGGCAATTCTTTAAGTATTTGTGGGTCTGTATTGAAGAGGTTGACATATTTTGGTTCATGTGTTGAAGAATTCGTGCTTCGAATTTTGATTGATACACCGAGGTTAGAGAAGTTCGAAATTCTTTCTTTTACAGACGGTGATAATGATATTTTGTTCAAGGAGAACTTGCCATTCCTCAAAATAGCTGAAATCGACATCTATAATTATGGGATACCACGGGGAGTTGATTGCATGTTTGGGCTGCTTAAAAAGATTAATAATGTCAAATTTCTGACTTTGTCAGATCGCACCATGGGG GTCCTCAGGCCTGATCCGCCTGGATATGTAAATGAGTTTATAATAGGTCATTATGAGTTCCCTGCATTCCATAACTTAACTGAGCTGGTGCTTAACATTGATGATTACTGTCATGAAACTTTACTGGACAACTTCCTTCAAAACTCACCGAACCTTGAAAGTCTTAAATTTCCGCAG GGTCTTGTTTCTCGTTTATTTGCTGATTATTCTCACCGCTCGTGGGGCTGGTCACAAATACGTGTTCCAGAATGCTTATCCGCACATCTTAAAACAgtacatattaaaaaattcaatGGAATAAATGAGGAGTTGGCATTTGTTAAATTCCTACTAGGTTATGGGAGTTCTTTGCGAAATGTATCaattgaaatttcaaatttgcCAAAAGATGCAGAGGCCCGACAAGAACTGCTAAACTTGCAGAGCGAATCAACAACTTGCAAGCTTAATCTTATAGATGAAAAAGGGACATGCTCACAAAGTATATGA
- the LOC108214536 gene encoding homeobox protein ATH1 — MDSFTVPTNMDCPNHIIEEDKFLCSTSISGYQSNLHNLNEQSQIMAEFPALCLTQGEFLNHLQWHPHLNYHGEIPSYTAFTSRSSQQERVPDSTGRLYPTSNTENQVKYMGGMATFGAAHANLANFNGKETPPACAQEVMKPFVSNDYDTGRSSLGTFGNHEERNVNVRSKRDSHNNLAPQFARPVPEITEFEPLITMGNMDQNGWVSAENRSMSSDYTSGSSKYSNELSPSLSVSQPAAIRTITFPEHCSEISGSGSEQASCNISNFSPNLSYQPVQLSSLLSGSRFLTGLQEILSELATYCFKNSGRVGYFAGRTSSRINIPHASSQDAERSYTPMDPDSSNDDNYLPTRGQEVETRKNLLDLLQMVDNQYNHCLDEIHKVISAFHSVTELDPHIHAHFALQTVDMLYKNLRERISKSVLALGARLHDGSRKEEEMPFETSFIQKQWALQQLRRKEHQLWRPQRGLPERSVSVLRAWMFQNFLHPYPKDAEKHLLAVKSGLTRSQVSNWFINARVRIWKPMIDEMYSEMNRRKRHQNNEEIDSHQRNHISIDGHRFRMF, encoded by the exons ATGGATTCATTTACGGTGCCCACGAATATGGACTGCCCGAACCATATAATTGAGGAGGATAAATTTTTATGTTCAACCTCAATTTCTGGTTATCAGTCAAATCTACACAATCTGAACGAGCAAAGCCAGATCATGGCTGAATTTCCTGCACTTTGCTTGACACAAGGTGAATTTCTGAATCATCTCCAGTGGCATCCTCACCTCAATTATCATGGCGAGATACCTAGTTATACTGCATTTACCTCCAGGAGTTCGCAGCAAGAGAGAGTCCCTGACTCGACAGGAAGATTGTATCCAACCAGTAACACCGAGAATCAGGTTAAGTATATGGGCGGAATGGCTACTTTTGGTGCTGCACATGCAAACCTTGCGAATTTTAATGGCAAAGAGACTCCTCCAGCATGCGCTCAAGAAGTGATGAAACCTTTTGTTTCAAATGACTATGATACTGGGCGATCTTCACTTGGAACTTTTGGAAACCATGAGGAGAGGAATGTTAATGTAAGAAGTAAAAGGGACTCGCACAATAATCTTGCTCCTCAATTTGCTAGGCCGGTTCCTGAAATAACAGAATTTGAACCACTCATAACCATGGGAAACATGGATCAAAATGGGTGGGTTTCAGCAGAAAATAGAAGTATGAGTTCGGATTATACTTCTGGATCATCAAAATACAGCAACGAGCTATCACCGAGTCTTTCTGTATCACAGCCAGCAGCTATACGCACAATAACTTTTCCAGAACATTGTTCAGAGATTAGTGGTTCAGGTTCAGAGCAAGCTTCTTGCAACATCAGTAATTTTTCTCCAAATTTAAGTTATCAACCTGTCCAACTTTCAAGCCTGTTATCTGGATCAAGATTTCTTACAGGGTTGCAAGAAATACTTTCCGAACTTGCAAcgtattgttttaaaaattcagGTCGTGTAGGCTATTTTGCTGGTAGAACTAGCTCCAGGATAAATATTCCACACGCTTCAAGTCAAGATGCTGAAAGAAGTTATACACCAATGGATCCTGATAGCTCTAATGATGATAATTACCTCCCGACAAGGGGACAGGAAGTTGAAACGAGGAAGAACTTGCTTGATTTACTGCAAATG GTAGACAATCAGTACAACCACTGCTTAGATGAAATCCATAAAGTAATATCTGCATTCCACTCGGTAACTGAACTGGATCCTCATATACATGCTCATTTCGCTCTTCAAACAGTTGATATGTTGTATAAGAACCTGAGGGAGAGAATCAGCAAGTCTGTCCTTGCACTGGGGGCTCGTCTCCATGATGGAAGTAGAAAGGAAGAGGAAATGCCATTTGAAACCTCTTTTATCCAGAAACAGTGGGCTCTCCAGCAGTTAAGAAGAAAAGAACATCAGTTATGGAGACCCCAGAGAGGCTTGCCAGAAAGATCAGTCTCCGTGTTAAGGGCATGGAtgtttcaaaactttcttcacCC GTATCCAAAAGATGCTGAGAAGCATTTGCTTGCCGTAAAAAGTGGATTGACTAGAAGCCAG GTGTCCAATTGGTTTATAAATGCTCGAGTTCGGATCTGGAAACCAATGATAGATGAAATGTACTCAGAGATGAACAGGAGGAAACGCCATCAGAACAATGAAGAGATCGATAGCCATCAAAGAAACCATATAAGCATCGACGGCCATCGTTTTAGAATGTTTTAA
- the LOC108207804 gene encoding uncharacterized protein LOC108207804 isoform X2, whose translation MGILSHSQDYEAILKDSINHFITQSRKGERSFMAERMILHRVIQTMDDPPLEFIWFYSALTFNSSGLYFQEASNRVVALRDLFQLVVSCSEPCGGVQRVAVLAPVLYILCSCWKSEVCDRGEIEGLVERIGSYISICCVECFEEGDMVLGDNLMGNFVDLVRVWNVDQIGKSMVLGDALRLFFPLLSEELRNLVDARCGMGFLAGVVMVQFFLLRLCLRVSRKEKQGDLKLSLYQAIGGFQNSCFHNMLLRMMLEPSLPVSTLLSSEEEILLRRVLYDAVLLGELPFLRSGRFGQLHENHLKNMFLAWLLVADNAIEFEREYGAGQRATTVSYTEAFARSDIPNLLIKLAANQMIQIGIKEKLSRPSTPTPKALIEWLLGLQDLGVRVFEDSSTLHAKATVCSLRQGYGLLEYKSTVNLTSTHGRRKRYEEMSAEEPQAKFVKCEFHNSPFTSISLHPTFGNALISGSQGNTTGSGLCMEDEKKKTTPNDADEEMEDVD comes from the exons ATGGGAATATTAAGTCATTCACAAGATTATGAAGCTATACTTAAAGACTCAATTAATCACTTCATTACGCAGTCTCGAAAAGGCGAAAGAAGCTTCATGGCTGAACGGATGATTCTACACCGTGTAATTCAAACTATGGATGATCCACCACTTGAATTCATTTGGTTTTATTCAGCACTTACTTTTAATAGCAGTGGTTTGTATTTTCAAGAAGCTAGTAATAGAGTTGTTGCACTTAGAGACTTGTTTCAGTTAGTAGTATCGTGTTCCGAGCCGTGTGGTGGGGTGCAAAGAGTGGCGGTGCTTGCCCCGGTTTTGTATATTTTGTGTAGTTGTTGGAAAAGTGAGGTTTGTGATAGAGGTGAGATTGAGGGGttggttgagaggattgggagTTATATTAGTATATGTTGTGTTGAGTGTTTTGAGGAGGGGGATATGGTTTTGGGCGATAATTTGATGGGGAATTTTGTTGATTTGGTACGTGTTTGGAATGTGGATCAAATTGGAAAGAGTATGGTATTGGGTGATGCTTTGAGGTTGTTTTTTCCGCTTTTGAGTGAGGAGCTTCGGAACCTGGTTGATGCACGATGTGGGATGGGGTTTTTAGCTGGTGTGGTTATGGTTCAGTTTTTCTTGTTGAGGTTATGTTTGAGGGTCTCGAGAAAGGAGAAGCAGGGTGATTTGAAATTGTCGTTGTATCAAGCAATCGGGGGATTTCAAAATTCGTGTTTTCATA ATATGCTTCTCAGAATGATGTTGGAGCCGAGTTTGCCAGTTAGCACCTTATTG agttctgaggagGAAATACTTCTAAGACGAGTGTTGTACGATGCTGTTTTACTGGGCGAGCTTCCATTTTTAAGATCTGGTAGATTCGGACAGCTGCATGAGAACCACTTGAAAAATATGTTCTTGGCATGGCTGCTTGTTGCAGACAATGCCATAGAGTTTGAGAG GGAATATGGGGCAGGACAACGCGCCACAACCGTTTCTTACACAGAAGCCTTCGCTAGATCTGACATTCCTAACCTGCTAATTAAATTGGCAGCTAATCAAATGATTCAAATCGGCATTAAGGAGAAACTGAGTAGGCCAAGCACACCCACTCCCAAAGCTCTTATTG AATGGCTATTGGGCCTCCAGGATCTCGGGGTTAGAGTTTTCGAAGATAGTTCTACATTACATGCTAAAGCTACTGTGTGCAGTTTACGTCAAGGCTATGGACTTCTCGAATATAAATCGACTG TGAATTTAACATCCACACATGGGAGAAGGAAACGTTATGAAGAAATGAGTGCAGAGGAACCACAGGCTAAGTTTGTGAAGTGTGAATTTCATAATTCTCCGTTCACTAGTATTTCTTTGCATCCCACCTTTGGCAACGCTTTGATTAGTGGAAGCCAGGGTAACACAACTGGGAGTGGATTGTGTATGGAAGATGAGAAGAAAAAAACAACTCCTAATGATGCCGACGAAGAGATGGAAGATGTAGACTGA
- the LOC108196316 gene encoding NADH dehydrogenase [ubiquinone] iron-sulfur protein 7, mitochondrial — protein MALLLRNTHRLTPLSASLRAASIHSTLPSLAEQTLTTPAPYGRAGPPSTTSPPQLSKAAEFVISKVDDLMNWARRGSIWPMTFGLACCAVEMMHTGAARYDLDRFGIIFRPSPRQSDCMIVAGTLTNKMAPALRKVYDQMPEPRWVISMGSCANGGGYYHYSYSVVRGCDRIVPVDIYVPGCPPTAEALLYGLLQLQKKINRRKDFLTWWTK, from the exons ATGGCTCTCCTCCTCCGAAACACCCACCGCCTCACCCCCCTCTCCGCCTCCCTCCGCGCCGCCTCAATCCACTCCACGCTCCCCTCTCTCGCCGAGCAAACCCTAACAACACCCGCCCCATACGGCCGCGCGGGCCCACCCTCCACCACATCTCCCCCTCAGCTCTCCAAAGCGGCCGAGTTCGTCATCTCCAAAGTCGATGATCTGATGAATTGGGCCCGCCGCGGCTCGATTTGGCCCATGACCTTTGGCCTCGCGTGCTGCGCTGTGGAAATGATGCATACCGGTGCGGCCCGGTATGATTTGGATAGGTTTGGGATTATTTTCAGGCCTAGCCCTAGGCAGTCTGATTGTATGATCGTTGCCGGAACTCTTACCAATAAGATGGCTCCGGCTCTTCGCAA GGTTTATGATCAAATGCCAGAGCCGAGGTGGGTCATTTCTATGGGTAGTTGTGCAAACGGTGGTGGATACTACCATTACTCATATTCTGTTGTGCGAGGCTGTGATAGAATTGTCCCGGTCGACATCTATGTTCCTGGTTGTCCCCCAACGGCTGAAGCTCTACTGTATGGACTACTCCAGTTGCAGAAGAAGATCAACAGGCGCAAGGACTTCCTCACATGGTGGACCAAGTGA
- the LOC108209350 gene encoding FBD-associated F-box protein At4g10400 isoform X1 produces MDSTSKQLANICKVDRISDLPDSLLIAILALLPIETAVRTCILSKRWRPLCESLPNLDFVDVRNYRKSRTHFTDFVDKFLMRRPIDLKIAKFQLYFYGGDYYRDRVNEWIMNALGRDLKEIQLCFGYPDSYELVQDFFYMCTGVEVIWLRWRMSVEIPENVKLLRLRVLRLLGVTFSSYESLGKLLLNCPVLEDLAIEECKGLTGNSLSICGSVLKRLTYFGSCVEEFVLRILIDTPRLEKFEILSFTDGDNDILFKENLPFLKIAEIDIYNYGIPRGVDCMFGLLKKINNVKFLTLSDRTMGVLRPDPPGYVNEFIIGHYEFPAFHNLTELVLNIDDYCHETLLDNFLQNSPNLESLKFPQGLVSRLFADYSHRSWGWSQIRVPECLSAHLKTVHIKKFNGINEELAFVKFLLGYGSSLRNVSIEISNLPKDAEARQELLNLQSESTTCKLNLIDEKGTCSQSI; encoded by the exons ATGGATTCGACTTCAAAACAATTAGCGAATATCTGTAAAGTAGATAGAATCAGTGATTTACCTGACTCACTACTCATCGCTATACTTGCATTGCTTCCAATTGAAACTGCTGTGCGCACTTGTATCTTGTCCAAAAGATGGAGGCCTCTCTGCGAGTCGCTCCCGAATCTTGATTTTGTTGATGTTAGGAATTATAGGAAGTCACGCACACATTTCACCGACTTTGTTGATAAATTTTTGATGCGTAGGCCGATTGATTTGAAAATCGCTAAATTCCAGTTATACTTTTATGGTGGAGATTACTACCGGGACCGTGTTAACGAGTGGATTATGAATGCGCTTGGACGTGATTTGAAAGAGATACAACTTTGTTTTGGGTATCCAGACTCGTATGAATTGGTCCAAGATTTTTTCTACATGTGCACTGGTGTTGAAGTTATTTGGCTCCGTTGGAGAATGTCAGTTGAGATTCCGGAGAATGTTAAGCTTTTGAGGCTTCGGGTACTTAGATTACTCGGTGTTACGTTTTCGAGCTATGAGTCACTTGGGAAGCTTTTGTTAAACTGTCCTGTGCTTGAAGATTTGGCTATTGAAGAATGTAAAGGGCTTACGGGCAATTCTTTAAGTATTTGTGGGTCTGTATTGAAGAGGTTGACATATTTTGGTTCATGTGTTGAAGAATTCGTGCTTCGAATTTTGATTGATACACCGAGGTTAGAGAAGTTCGAAATTCTTTCTTTTACAGACGGTGATAATGATATTTTGTTCAAGGAGAACTTGCCATTCCTCAAAATAGCTGAAATCGACATCTATAATTATGGGATACCACGGGGAGTTGATTGCATGTTTGGGCTGCTTAAAAAGATTAATAATGTCAAATTTCTGACTTTGTCAGATCGCACCATGGGG GTCCTCAGGCCTGATCCGCCTGGATATGTAAATGAGTTTATAATAGGTCATTATGAGTTCCCTGCATTCCATAACTTAACTGAGCTGGTGCTTAACATTGATGATTACTGTCATGAAACTTTACTGGACAACTTCCTTCAAAACTCACCGAACCTTGAAAGTCTTAAATTTCCGCAG GGTCTTGTTTCTCGTTTATTTGCTGATTATTCTCACCGCTCGTGGGGCTGGTCACAAATACGTGTTCCAGAATGCTTATCCGCACATCTTAAAACAgtacatattaaaaaattcaatGGAATAAATGAGGAGTTGGCATTTGTTAAATTCCTACTAGGTTATGGGAGTTCTTTGCGAAATGTATCaattgaaatttcaaatttgcCAAAAGATGCAGAGGCCCGACAAGAACTGCTAAACTTGCAGAGCGAATCAACAACTTGCAAGCTTAATCTTATAGATGAAAAAGGGACATGCTCACAAAGTATATGA